In Novipirellula caenicola, the genomic stretch TAAACGCATATCCAAATCGTTGCACCCACCAGCGGTAATTCGTTTTCTCGAGCGCGTCCCAGCGATATTGTGGATTGCCCCACAATTGGCCCGTCTTGCTGAAGTAGTCCGGCGGCACACCGGCAACAAACGTCGGACGTCCATCTTCGGCCAAACAGAACACCGATTGATTTGCCCAAACATCAGCACTTTCATGCGCGACAAAGATCGGCATATCGCCATACATTCGCACGTTGCGATCGTTTGCGTATTGCTTCAGTTTTCGCCACTGGACATCAAAGATGTATTGTTGAAATTCAGCAAATTGAATTTCGGTACTCAGCTTGGCTTCCCATTGCTCGATCGCTTGATCGAATTCAGGGTGGGCAGCGTGACGCACCAATTCGGCAGGCCACTTTGTCCAATCTGCGCTACCGAAATGACGCATCAGCGCTTCGAAGCGACCGAAGTCATCCAACCACCATGCATTGAGTTCGACGAACCGGTCAAAGTCGGCACGCTGCTCTTCGCTGGCGTCTTCATTGAATTTTTCGAACGCCTGGCGAAGCACCGGCAACTTGAATTGGCCGACCAAGTGGTAATCGACGTTGGACGTGGTCGCCCCTAGCCCCGAAGGCATGACGAAATCGTCCTCGTCCAACAAGCCGTCTTCGACCAGCATCGAAAGGCTGATCAGCAGCGGGTTGCCCGCGAACGCCGAATAACAACTGTAGGGCGAATTGCCGGCCGCGGGGGGGCCCAATGGCAAAACCTGCCAAATGGTTTGCCCTGCAGCTTGTAAAAAATCGACGAACGCATACGACGCCTTACCAAGGTCACCTATCCCAAATTCGCGATCTCCGACCGCGGTTGGCAAACTGGTGATGTGACAAAGAATCCCCGATGATCTCGGAAAACGCATTAAGCATCCTCTAACGGTTTGACGTCCCAAATTTCATTTGCGTACTGGGCGATCGTTCGATCACTCGAGAACCAGCCGCTGTGCGCCGAGTTCAGGATACTCATTCGAGTCCATTTCTCTTGGTCCAAATAGACCTTACCTGCCTCTGCTTGGGCATCAATGTAACTGCGCAGATCCGCGATCGTCAGCCAAGGGTCGTACGGATTTCGCAATCCTTTGGTCAACAGATCGAAAATTCCTGGCTCGTGGTGATTAAACACCCCGCCCTCGACCATTTCCATCACCCTCCGAATGTCTTCGTCGGCAGCGATGATCGCGTTTGGATCGTAGTCCTTTTTCGTTTCCTGAACGCCGTTTTCGTCCAAGCCGAACAAGAAGAAGTTCTCTGCGCCGGCTTTGTCGCGAATCTCGATATTGGCCCCGTCGAGCGTCCCGATCGTCAAAGCCCCGTTCATCATGAATTTCATGTTACCGGTACCCGACGCTTCTTTGCCGGCAGTCGAAATCTGCTCGGACAACTCGGTGCCCGGGCAAATGATCTCCATCGACGAAACGCGATAGTTCGGGAAGAACACCATTCGCAGCAAGTCCTGCGTTTTTGGATCGGCATTGATAACCGACGCGACGTTGTTGATCATCTTCACGATCAGCTTGGCAACGTGGTATCCCGGTGCCGCTTTACCGCCGATCAACACACAGCGTGGCACCATGTCTTTGGTATCGCCACGAAGAATGCGGTCGTACAGATGAACGACGTGAAGCACGTTCAGCAGTTGTCGTTTGTATTCATGAATCCGTTTGACCTGCACGTCAAAAATTGCCTCGGTGTTGAATTCAACGCCCGTGTGTGTCTTGACGTATTTGGCCAATCGCTGCTTGTTTTCCAGCTTCACGCTGCGCCATTTCTTGCGGAACTCAGCATCCTCGGCATAGGGAACCAACTTTTCGATCTGGCTGAGATCGGATTCCCACCCCTTGCCAATCGTTTCGTTCAACAAGTCCCGCAAACCGGGATTGCAGTGCGACAACCACCGACGCTGGGTCACCCCGTTGGTCTTGTTGTTGAATTTCTCAGGCCACAGTTTGTAGAAGTCCGAGAACAAACCGCTCTTCAGCAATTCGGTGTGCAGGTGTGCCACACCGTTGACCGAGAAACTGCCCACGATGCTCAGATAAGCCATGCGAATGTGCGGCTGGTCGCCTTCTTCGACAAGCGACATCCGACGCAGAACCGCCACATCGCCGGGGAATTTTTGCTTGACCTCGGCCAAGAAGCGTTCGTTGATTTCGTAAATGATTTCCAACAATCGCGGCAGCAAGCGGCTGAACAGCGCCACGCTCCAACGCTCGAGTGCTTCGGGAAGCAACGTGTGGTTGGTGTACGCCATGCACTGGGTCGTGATCTTCCAAGCCGAATCCCAATCCAAGTGATAAACATCCAACAGCAACCGCATCAACTCGGGAACCGAGCAGGCCGGGTGGGTGTCATTCAGCTGGAAGCAATTCTTGCGACCGAAATCGGTGAAGTCATGTCCATGCTTGGCAACCCATCGCTCCAACACGTCTTGCAGGCTGGCCGAACTGAGGAAGTATTGCTGTTTCAACCGCAGTTCTTTGCCGTTTTCGCTGGCGTCGTTGGGATACAACACCATCGAAATTTGCTCGGCGTTATTCTTTTGCACCACTGCATCGGGATAGTTTCCCGAGTTGAACTCTTCCAAATCGAACACGTCGGTGGCTTCGGCTTTCCACAACCGTAGCGTGTTGACGGTTTCGTTCTTGAAACCAGGAATCGGCATGTCGTAAGGAATGGCCAACAAGTCGTTGGTCCCAACCCAACGAATCGACATGTTGCCGGTTTCGTCAAGATAGCGTTCGGTGTGGCCGTAGAAGCGGATTGTCTTTGCGTCTTCGTGCCGCTCGATCTCCCAAGGGTTGCCATCACGCAACCAGTGGTCAGGCCCCTCGACTTGACGACCGTTTTCGATCGTTTGATGGAACATTCCAAATTCATAACGGATGCCGTAACCGGTCACGGGCAATCGCAAATTGGCGCAACTGTCCAAGAAGCAAGCTGCCAATCGTCCGAGACCTCCATTGCCTAGCCCCGCATCGGGCTCTTGTTCGGCAATCTCTTCCAACTCAACGCCATATTGATGCAGCGCTTCGCGAGTGGCATTGTCAAGTTCCAAGTTCTGAACCGCGTTGTTCAGCGACCGGCCCAACAGGAATTCGAGCGAGAAGTAGTGCACGCACCGCTGGTCGGTGTTTTCAAATCGCTGTTGCGTCGTTTGCCAATGTTCGGTAACGCGGTCACGTACGGCGTTGGCGAGGGCACGATAATAATAATGCGGATTACTCTCGTCGCTGTAGTGGCCGAGTGTGTAGTGAAGATGGCGGCGCAGTTCTTCGGGAAGCGGCGCCAGGATACTGCTCATCTTTTCATTGGATACTTCGAGTGTTTGTTCCGGCATCGTTTTTGCTAAATTTGGAGGATAATTGAGCGATCGACCGAAGCTCGTTTATTCGGGTCTGCCGCCAAAAAGTGCGAACAAGATGGTTGTTCATTAGCACTGTCGGAGAGCCGTGACAACATGAGTCCAATTTGAAGTCCCCGTCTCTACCCACAAGCCTACATCTTGTTGGGGATTTTTCCCATAACTTTCAAATAGTTTGCAAATTTTCGCTAATCAGACGATCCGCCTGTAATGCTTATCTGCTAACCGAAAAAGCAAAATTCGGACGGTTCCCCCCAAGAAAGATTCAAGCTGGACTTAACCGTCACGTTGGTAACGGTTTACATCATTGCGATTGCCCCGGTGTCGGCCCTCGCCGAAGTCGGTTCGCAAGGGCATGCTGGAGCACTGAATTCATCTTGAGCCGAGACTTCGAATCTGGCTAACGTGGACCGCTTGGAACGTGTGATGTGGCGGCGCACGCGAGCCAATCTCTTTTCGGTGCCGCTGCCGTCCACGATCTCCGCTCCTTTGAAATCACACCCCATCATGCCAATCACCTCATCGATTCGTCGTCCTGCTTACGCTTCGCTTACGGACGACCGCACCAACAAAGCCGTATCCTCTGGCAATCTGTCAGAAGAAGAGAAAACGCTCGGTCAATACATCCCGCTATTGTACCACTACAACATGCTGCAGGACGAGGATCGCGTCGGAGCGTTCCGGGATGCGATCGAGTTGAATGTTCGTCCGGGCATGCATGTAGTCGAACTCGGTGGCGGCACTGGCATCCTATCGTCATTAGCGGCTCGCTGTGGCGCCACGGTCAGCTGTGTCGAACGGAATCCCGAACTTGTTGAAACGGCGCGTCGATTTGTTCGGCTGAATGGACTCGAAGACAAAATCACGGTGATCCACGCCGACGCCTCGCGCTATGTCCCCGACGCGGCGGTCGATGTTGTCGTTTGCGAAATGCTGCACGTCGGACTACTGCGAGAGAAACAAGCCCAAGTCATCGCGGCATTTAAACGTCACTACAAACAAGCCCACGACGGACCGCTGCCGCGTTTTTTGCCGGAAGCATCAATCTTGATGGCTCAACCGGTCGAGCAGTCGTTTGAATTTGCCGGCTACCAGGCTCCGGTGCCGATGTTCCAAGCACCACAGTTGGATCAACCGCGAACCAACGAATTC encodes the following:
- a CDS encoding methyltransferase domain-containing protein — its product is MPITSSIRRPAYASLTDDRTNKAVSSGNLSEEEKTLGQYIPLLYHYNMLQDEDRVGAFRDAIELNVRPGMHVVELGGGTGILSSLAARCGATVSCVERNPELVETARRFVRLNGLEDKITVIHADASRYVPDAAVDVVVCEMLHVGLLREKQAQVIAAFKRHYKQAHDGPLPRFLPEASILMAQPVEQSFEFAGYQAPVPMFQAPQLDQPRTNEFANLSPYASIAYDESIPMQFAVKENVVALRDGRVNALRFVTQNVISIDMQAEKAITWPNQCLVLPIESPFEIASGESMSVEFSYAAGGSIDHLMNTVRVARV
- the malQ gene encoding 4-alpha-glucanotransferase translates to MRFPRSSGILCHITSLPTAVGDREFGIGDLGKASYAFVDFLQAAGQTIWQVLPLGPPAAGNSPYSCYSAFAGNPLLISLSMLVEDGLLDEDDFVMPSGLGATTSNVDYHLVGQFKLPVLRQAFEKFNEDASEEQRADFDRFVELNAWWLDDFGRFEALMRHFGSADWTKWPAELVRHAAHPEFDQAIEQWEAKLSTEIQFAEFQQYIFDVQWRKLKQYANDRNVRMYGDMPIFVAHESADVWANQSVFCLAEDGRPTFVAGVPPDYFSKTGQLWGNPQYRWDALEKTNYRWWVQRFGYAFKQFDLMRIDHFRGFEAYWEIPATAKTAVSGKWVEGPKEKVFDAAREKLGELALIAEDLGMITEEVHELRDKLGFPGMRVLQFGFYVAEDDFHRPSAFPEHSVAYTGTHDNDTVMGWYKERQVAEGEEDLLAGVVTSDIDIHLQLIWAVLNSASDTAIIPVQDLLGLGNEARMNMPGLADGNWAWRLLPGQLTDSVARTIGEMTRNSGR
- a CDS encoding glycogen/starch/alpha-glucan phosphorylase — translated: MPEQTLEVSNEKMSSILAPLPEELRRHLHYTLGHYSDESNPHYYYRALANAVRDRVTEHWQTTQQRFENTDQRCVHYFSLEFLLGRSLNNAVQNLELDNATREALHQYGVELEEIAEQEPDAGLGNGGLGRLAACFLDSCANLRLPVTGYGIRYEFGMFHQTIENGRQVEGPDHWLRDGNPWEIERHEDAKTIRFYGHTERYLDETGNMSIRWVGTNDLLAIPYDMPIPGFKNETVNTLRLWKAEATDVFDLEEFNSGNYPDAVVQKNNAEQISMVLYPNDASENGKELRLKQQYFLSSASLQDVLERWVAKHGHDFTDFGRKNCFQLNDTHPACSVPELMRLLLDVYHLDWDSAWKITTQCMAYTNHTLLPEALERWSVALFSRLLPRLLEIIYEINERFLAEVKQKFPGDVAVLRRMSLVEEGDQPHIRMAYLSIVGSFSVNGVAHLHTELLKSGLFSDFYKLWPEKFNNKTNGVTQRRWLSHCNPGLRDLLNETIGKGWESDLSQIEKLVPYAEDAEFRKKWRSVKLENKQRLAKYVKTHTGVEFNTEAIFDVQVKRIHEYKRQLLNVLHVVHLYDRILRGDTKDMVPRCVLIGGKAAPGYHVAKLIVKMINNVASVINADPKTQDLLRMVFFPNYRVSSMEIICPGTELSEQISTAGKEASGTGNMKFMMNGALTIGTLDGANIEIRDKAGAENFFLFGLDENGVQETKKDYDPNAIIAADEDIRRVMEMVEGGVFNHHEPGIFDLLTKGLRNPYDPWLTIADLRSYIDAQAEAGKVYLDQEKWTRMSILNSAHSGWFSSDRTIAQYANEIWDVKPLEDA